The Acidobacteriota bacterium genome contains the following window.
GGCCAGGACGTTCGCCACGCGATGCGCATCCTTCGGCGCTCTCCCGGCTACGTCGCCATCACCATCGCGATGCTCGCCATGGGCACCGGCGCCAGCACCGCCGTTTTTTCGGTGGTCGATGGCGTGATTCTCCAGTCGCCGTTTGAGGATGTGGACAACCTGGCGTACTTGCGCATACAGGGTCCGGACGGACGGTTGACCAGCGCCGTGCCACGCGATCTCTACGAAGGCCTCTCGGCGAACCTTCCGGCACCAATTGCGTCGGCTGGCATCTTCGCCATCAGCTCCCCGGTCGTCACTGGCGTGGAGACTCCGAGGCGGACGCAAGTGGAGTGCCTCTCGTCCTCCATGGTCAACGTCCTCCGCGCCCGTCCCCGGATCGGACGATGGTTCAGTGCGGATGAGGATCATCCCGGGGCTCCAGGCGTCGCGGTGGTCAGTGCAAAGTTCTGGAAGAACACGCTTGGTGGCGACCCCAACGTGCTGGGCCGAACGATCGTGCTCGACGAGCACGCGGCGACGATCATCGGCGTGATGCCCGCGGGCTTCGATGGACCACTGTCGAGAATCAACCGCGACATCTGGGTACCACTCGGACAGGCGACCCGCGCGTCGGAACGATTCGGCTGCCGTCCACCAGGCAACACGGTGAATGCGCTGGTCCGCCTCAGCCCTGACGCGACGATGGAGTTGGGTGCGGCGGCGCTCGAGAACGCGAGTGGCAGGGAGCTGAAACTGACGCCGCTCACCGATGGCACGACCGGAGACCTGCAGAGTCCGTTTCTGGCGTTGGTGGGAGCGGTGGCCGCGGTGCTCTTGATCGCCTTTGCCAACGTCGCCAACATGGGACTTGAGCGGCTGCTGGGACGCCGGCGCGAGCTTCACATCAGGGTGGCGCTTGGC
Protein-coding sequences here:
- a CDS encoding ABC transporter permease, producing MSHIDDELEFHIEMQTRRYIEAGMDPVAARAKAMTRMGDLDAAAKAVHAIRPPSQEPPVNETRWMHGLGQDVRHAMRILRRSPGYVAITIAMLAMGTGASTAVFSVVDGVILQSPFEDVDNLAYLRIQGPDGRLTSAVPRDLYEGLSANLPAPIASAGIFAISSPVVTGVETPRRTQVECLSSSMVNVLRARPRIGRWFSADEDHPGAPGVAVVSAKFWKNTLGGDPNVLGRTIVLDEHAATIIGVMPAGFDGPLSRINRDIWVPLGQATRASERFGCRPPGNTVNALVRLSPDATMELGAAALENASGRELKLTPLTDGTTGDLQSPFLALVGAVAAVLLIAFANVANMGLERLLGRRRELHIRVALGATRARIIRGTVIEHLLVATAGAAAGVALAFVGFDAIIALLPPSLPNLDAVTINGRVLAVSVSLALCGGLASGLVAAVQASTAASHSSVASSDRGHTGAAE